One Miscanthus floridulus cultivar M001 chromosome 11, ASM1932011v1, whole genome shotgun sequence DNA window includes the following coding sequences:
- the LOC136491209 gene encoding nudix hydrolase 8-like: MESSLLDTAAAAGLCPAAAGRRRAGSTASFLSCSCSSRDCRVSASYSHSISRMLSGVRSAARKKLFRSDPAAADLLGIANWSDETSGGAGGHHQQQHWWTALENNFVLETTDDEYGGVVVDADRLPDDKAAFARSLAASLSYWKSVGKKGVWLKLPVDRAEFVPLAVKEGFKYHHAEEAYLMMTYWIPDDEPNMLPANASHQVGVGGFVINDQMEVLVVQEKYRGSSLDGVWKLPTGFILASEEIYTGASREVKEETGVDTEFVDVVAFRHAHNVAFQKSDLFFICMLRPVSSEIKIDETEIQAAKWMALEEFVKQPFIQEDHMFQKIMDICIQRLRKCYCGLTPHHVVSKFDDRTSTLYYNVAEPEDVNCSAA, from the exons ATGGAGAGCAGCTTGCTTGACACCGCCGCGGCTGCCGGTCTTTGCCCGGCGGCGGCcgggcgccgccgcgccgggaGCACGGCGAGCTTCCtcagctgctcctgctcctcccgaG ACTGCAGGGTGAGCGCGTCGTACTCCCACTCCATCAGCCGGATGCTGAGCGGGGTGCGGTCGGCGGCGCGCAAGAAGCTCTTCCGGAGCGACCCGGCGGCGGCCGACCTGCTGGGCATCGCCAACTGGTCGGATGAGACGAGCGGCGGCGCCGGGggccaccaccagcagcagcactgGTGGACGGCGCTGGAGAACAACTTCGTGCTGGAGACCACCGACGACGAGTACGGCGGGGTCGTCGTCGACGCCGATAGGCTGCCCGACGACAAGGCCGCCTTCGCGCGCTCGCTCGCGGCGTCGCTCTCTTACTGGAAGTCCGTG GGGAAGAAAGGGGTGTGGTTGAAATTGCCGGTGGATCGAGCCGAGTTCGTCCCTTTAGCAGTGAAG GAAGGTTTCAAGTACCACCACGCGGAGGAAGCGTACCTGATGATGACGTACTGGATCCCTGATGATGAACCAAATATGCTCCCGGCGAATGCTTCTCATCAGGTTGGGGTTGGGGGTTTTGTGATCAATGACCAAATGGAG GTCCTAGTGGTGCAAGAGAAGTATCGCGGTTCGTCGCTGGATGGCGTCTGGAAACTCCCCACAGGCTTCATTCTTGCC TCAGAGGAAATCTACACGGGAGCCAGCAGAGAGGTGAAAGAGGAAACCGGG GTCGACACCGAATTCGTTGATGTTGTTGCTTTCAG GCATGCCCACAACGTGGCGTTTCAGAAGTCGGACCTTTTCTTCATCTGCATGCTGAGGCCTGTATCGAGTGAGATCAAGATTGACGAGACAGAGATTCAGGCAGCAAAG TGGATGGCACTGGAGGAGTTCGTGAAGCAGCCCTTCATCCAGGAAGACCACATGTTCCAGAAGATCATGGACATATGCATCCAGCGCCTCCGCAAGTGCTACTGTGGCCTGACGCCGCACCACGTCGTCTCCAAGTTCGACGACAGAACGTCGACGCTCTACTACAATGTCGCCGAGCCTGAGGACGTCAACTGCAGCGCTGCCTGA